A stretch of the Panicum virgatum strain AP13 chromosome 9N, P.virgatum_v5, whole genome shotgun sequence genome encodes the following:
- the LOC120691524 gene encoding mitochondrial inner membrane protein OXA1-like: MAFAARRSIAARLSHHLTRRVHPCVPHALTSHSPDEQASSSPALPTPLPPLHTPLQRRSGAAQTLGGLPFSLHLAGPTRRSFSSSAPAPDLEPTPVAEVDAAGVLADAAEAAAAAVPAPFPGEVAAAAADSFLPVAALQHFIDAVHTFTGLNWWACIALTTLIIRTATIPLLVNQLKSMTKLNAIKPEMEAIKDQTDTMDLKSAQEGKAKMEALFKKHGVSPFAPMKGLLIQGPVFVSFFFAISNMVEKVPSMKGGGALWFTDLTTPDSLYLLPVVTGLTAFATVEFNLQQGMEGTPMTGKMKNVARGMAFMTVPFTMHFAKGIFCYWITSNIFSLAYGIVVRQPAVRKLLNLPPLEAEPSPATKRPIFNLFGGSPAAESPVAIAGAQRSALGQPDAAALGYKVKNLEKKVKSRGKRKNR; encoded by the exons ATGGCGTTCGCCGCGCGGAGGAGCATCGCCGCCCGACTATCCCACCACCTCACACGCCGGGTCCATCCCTGCGTCCCCCACGCGCTCACCTCCCACTCCCCCGACGAGCAGgcgagctcgtcgccggcgctcCCGACCCCGCTCCCACCGCTCCACACCCCGCTCCAGCGCCGTTCTGGAGCGGCCCAAACCCTAGGCGGGCTCCCTTTCTCGCTCCACCTCGCGGGGCCGACCCGCCGCAGCTTCTCCTCCTCAGCCCCGGCCCCCGACCTTGAGCCCACCCCAGTCGCCGAGGTCGATGCCGCGGGCGTCCTTGCAGatgcagcggaggcggcggcggcggcggtgccggcgccgTTCCCGGGGGAGGTtgccgccgcggctgccgaCTCGTTCCTCCCCGTCGCCGCGCTTCAGCACTTCATTGACGCCGTCCATACCTTTACCGGGCTAAACTG GTGGGCGTGCATCGCGCTGACAACTTTGATTATCCGGACCGCGACAATCCCGCTGCTTGTGAATCAATTGAAGTCCATGACGAAGTTAAAT GCAATAAAGCCAGAGATGGAAGCCATTAAAGATCAGACGGAT ACTATGGATCTAAAATCAGCACAGGAGGGAAAAGCTAAAATGGAGGCACTATTCAAGAA GCATGGTGTTAGTCCATTTGCTCCAATGAAAGGGCTTCTGATTCAAGGGCCAGTATTCGTGAGCTTTTTCTTCGCT ATATCAAACATGGTTGAGAAGGTCCCATCAATGAAAGGAGGCGGAGCATTGTGGTTTACTGATCTGACGACTCCAGATTCTCTTTACCTCCTTCCTGTGGTAACAGGACTGACCGCCTTCGCTACAGTGGAG TTTAACTTGCAACAAGGAATGGAGGGAACTCCTATGACCGGTAAAATGAAGAACGTTGCTAGAGGAATGGCTTTTATGACAGTCCCATTTACAATGCATTTTGCCAAG GGAATTTTTTGTTACTGGATCACATCAAACATATTTTCCCTTGCATACGGTATTG TTGTCCGACAGCCAGCTGTGAGGAAGCTGTTAAATCTTCCTCCATTGGAAGCTGAGCCCTCGCCAGCAACAAAAAGGCCAATCTTCAATTTATTTGGTGGATCTCCTGCAGCAGAGTCACCCGTAGCAATCGCAGGAGCCCAGAGATCTGCTCTGGGGCAGCCTGATGCTGCTGCTCTTGGATATAAGGTCAAAAATCTTGAGAAGAAAGTGAAATCCagggggaaaaggaaaaacaggTGA
- the LOC120691361 gene encoding actin-depolymerizing factor 10 isoform X1, which yields MVAAAALPWGGGSPAWIDVPERSKSAFMELKRRKVHRYVIFKIDDRREEIVVEKTGAPGESYDDFTASLPADDCRYAVYDLDFVSDDNCRKSKIFFISWSPSDSRIRAKTIYAVSRNQFRHELDGVHFEIQATDPDDVDLEVLRGRATRT from the exons atggtggcggcggccgcgttgCCATGG ggaggcggctcgccggcgtggatCGACGTGCCGGAGCGGAGCAAGAGCGCGTTCATGGAGCTGAAGCGGAGGAAGGTGCACCGGTACGTTATCTTCAAGATCGACGACAGGAGGGAGGAGATCGTCGTCGAGAAGACCGGCGCGCCGGGGGAGAGCTACGACGACTTCACCGCGTCGCTGCCGGCGGACGACTGCCGGTACGCCGTCTACGACCTGGATTTCGTCAGCGACGACAACTGCAGGAAGAGCAAGATTTTCTTCATCTCCTG GTCTCCTTCAGATTCTCGCATCCGTGCGAAGACCATATACGCCGTGTCAAGGAATCAGTTCCGCCACGAGCTTGATGGGGTGCACTTTGAGATCCAAGCAACTGACCCTGACGACGTTGATCTGGAAGTTCTCAGGGGCCGTGCTACAAGGACCTGA
- the LOC120691361 gene encoding actin-depolymerizing factor 10 isoform X2, whose protein sequence is MELLGFAAMGGGSPAWIDVPERSKSAFMELKRRKVHRYVIFKIDDRREEIVVEKTGAPGESYDDFTASLPADDCRYAVYDLDFVSDDNCRKSKIFFISWSPSDSRIRAKTIYAVSRNQFRHELDGVHFEIQATDPDDVDLEVLRGRATRT, encoded by the exons ATGGAGCTTCTTGGGTTCGCGGCAATG ggaggcggctcgccggcgtggatCGACGTGCCGGAGCGGAGCAAGAGCGCGTTCATGGAGCTGAAGCGGAGGAAGGTGCACCGGTACGTTATCTTCAAGATCGACGACAGGAGGGAGGAGATCGTCGTCGAGAAGACCGGCGCGCCGGGGGAGAGCTACGACGACTTCACCGCGTCGCTGCCGGCGGACGACTGCCGGTACGCCGTCTACGACCTGGATTTCGTCAGCGACGACAACTGCAGGAAGAGCAAGATTTTCTTCATCTCCTG GTCTCCTTCAGATTCTCGCATCCGTGCGAAGACCATATACGCCGTGTCAAGGAATCAGTTCCGCCACGAGCTTGATGGGGTGCACTTTGAGATCCAAGCAACTGACCCTGACGACGTTGATCTGGAAGTTCTCAGGGGCCGTGCTACAAGGACCTGA